Proteins encoded together in one Bacteroides ovatus window:
- a CDS encoding Mfa1 family fimbria major subunit (Members of this family are fimbrial shaft proteins (major subunit proteins), found in the Bacteriodetes. The family is named for Mfa1 from Porphyromonas gingivalis, and is related to but distinct from the family of FimA from the species.), with protein MLKIKSILVSLLVVAALASCSNENLEENPEVEGGAGYDVAYVSISLTNPKVPGSRASGEQTALEEESAINELYLITFNASKVVTKDEKATKYATVLGSSSFGTNSGVTTPNTPVKVDPNTKYLLVIANPGYQLKDRLDNLSAGATYATINGMITVPENNTKPNNAYLVEEVVHSNGCAMINVGFYDDSDSDPSNHAWEDECLLDVSDKIVLVSDYKSEAQAQNAAKSNPATLEIERLAAKLEVMIGSPLAVGPFEDGTNASLGQFDFGNWTIDYYNSLFFPFAKKTTTASSHTTGFYKSNFYTVDPNFTTAGGTEYLTGIIKNTLDAATREPKVEWVAESATAGDNYKYCIENTMAAGYQKFGAATRLVLKGQYAPWKSGEFTLGNDWYRLPNGTNSVNFKSFADLLAAYTPAKAKETASDPMTAQEKLLVSACELFYTQIKSELTANDPGDFASLTQAILDDNNIQNGGELCKKEGCIYWYPKSLNYYYYEIRHDNAANSYMEYGKYGVVRNNYYTLTLTKVNGNGTPWYPGGGPEDPDEEEDIDKKGAYLHFEIKVAPWIYWTTNFEI; from the coding sequence ATGCTAAAGATTAAATCAATTTTAGTTTCGTTGCTGGTTGTTGCGGCACTGGCAAGTTGTTCAAATGAGAATCTGGAGGAAAATCCGGAGGTTGAAGGGGGAGCAGGTTATGATGTAGCTTACGTATCAATTAGTCTGACTAATCCCAAAGTGCCTGGTTCACGTGCTTCTGGTGAACAGACGGCTTTAGAGGAGGAAAGTGCGATTAATGAGCTCTATTTGATTACGTTCAATGCGAGTAAGGTGGTGACTAAGGATGAAAAGGCAACTAAGTATGCCACGGTATTGGGATCAAGTTCTTTCGGAACAAATAGTGGAGTTACGACTCCGAATACTCCGGTTAAAGTGGATCCGAATACTAAGTATTTGCTTGTTATTGCCAATCCAGGTTACCAATTAAAGGATCGCTTGGATAATCTTTCAGCGGGTGCAACCTATGCTACCATCAATGGAATGATTACAGTTCCTGAAAACAATACTAAGCCCAACAATGCTTATCTGGTAGAGGAGGTTGTACACTCCAATGGTTGTGCAATGATTAATGTCGGATTCTACGATGATTCCGATTCAGATCCATCCAATCATGCATGGGAGGATGAATGTCTGCTTGATGTATCGGATAAGATTGTTTTGGTCAGCGACTATAAATCGGAAGCGCAAGCTCAGAATGCAGCGAAAAGTAATCCGGCTACCCTTGAGATAGAACGCCTTGCTGCAAAATTGGAGGTTATGATTGGCAGTCCATTAGCAGTTGGACCTTTTGAAGATGGAACAAATGCAAGTCTAGGACAGTTTGATTTTGGAAATTGGACTATAGATTACTACAACTCCCTGTTCTTTCCTTTTGCAAAGAAGACTACCACAGCATCGTCTCATACTACCGGATTTTACAAAAGTAACTTCTATACAGTCGACCCGAACTTTACGACTGCGGGTGGAACCGAATATCTTACAGGCATTATTAAGAATACACTCGATGCTGCAACTCGCGAACCTAAGGTGGAATGGGTTGCTGAAAGTGCGACTGCAGGTGATAATTACAAATACTGTATCGAGAATACGATGGCCGCAGGATATCAGAAGTTCGGTGCGGCTACGCGTCTGGTACTTAAGGGACAGTATGCACCTTGGAAGTCTGGTGAATTTACTTTAGGAAATGACTGGTATCGTCTTCCTAACGGAACTAACTCTGTAAACTTCAAGAGTTTTGCCGACTTGCTGGCTGCTTATACGCCTGCCAAAGCTAAAGAAACAGCCTCAGACCCTATGACCGCCCAGGAGAAACTTTTAGTTTCGGCATGCGAACTGTTCTATACTCAGATAAAATCTGAACTTACCGCCAATGATCCGGGTGATTTTGCATCCCTTACGCAGGCTATTCTTGACGACAACAACATTCAGAATGGTGGTGAACTGTGTAAAAAAGAAGGTTGCATCTATTGGTATCCAAAGAGTCTCAACTATTACTACTATGAGATTCGTCATGACAATGCAGCCAATTCTTACATGGAGTATGGGAAATACGGTGTAGTACGTAATAACTATTATACGCTTACGCTGACAAAGGTGAATGGTAACGGTACACCGTGGTATCCTGGTGGTGGTCCCGAAGATCCGGATGAAGAAGAAGATATCGATAAGAAAGGTGCCTATCTCCATTTTGAGATTAAAGTTGCTCCGTGGATATACTGGACTACAAATTTCGAAATCTAA